In Mastacembelus armatus chromosome 5, fMasArm1.2, whole genome shotgun sequence, a single genomic region encodes these proteins:
- the LOC113130616 gene encoding leucine-rich repeat neuronal protein 1-like, with translation MALSSQPGPPLIWLYVGLLLSFLSPVHGKECPRLCVCEIRPWFTPQSTYKEAVTVDCNDLRLTHIPTNLSTDTQVLLLQSNAITHTSGELEALFNLTELDLSQNNFSTVEAVGLTSMNHLTTLHLEENQISQLPDHCLGNLSNLQELYINHNQIGLISPHAFAGLHNLLRLHLNSNKLQVIDSRWFEETPNLEILMIGENPVIGLLDMNFKPLGSLRSLVLAGMDLTDVPANAFVGLDNLESISFYDNKLVRIPQLALQKVPNLKFLDLNKNPVHNIQEGDFRNMLHLKELGINNMMELVSIDRFALDNLPELTKLEATNNPKLSYVHRLAFRDMPSLESLMLNNNALTALYQHTVAVLPNLREISLHSNPLRCDCVIQWMSSNRTTVRFMEPLAMLCSSPPEFRAQRVRELRLLESPEQCLPLISHDTFPSHLNLELGMSVSLDCRAMAEPEPEIYWVTPLGTKISIDTVSERYHLSSEGTLRVSHVQVEDSGHYTCVAQNTEGADTRVATIRVNGTLLDSAQVMKIYVKQTESHSILVSWKVNSNVMSSNLKWASATMKIDNPHITYTARVPVDVHEYNLTHLQPATEYEVCLTVSNIHLQTHKSCVNVTTRSATFALDLSDQHPSAAVLAVMVTMLAFLSLATVGIYMARRWKRKNYHHSLKKYMLKTSSIPLNELYPPLINLWETDGEKDKDGSTEGKPSPVDTTRSYYMW, from the coding sequence ATGGCTctcagctctcagcctgggcCTCCTTTAATCTGGCTCTACGTGGGATTGcttctttcctttctgtcaCCCGTACACGGCAAAGAATGTCCTCGTTTGTGCGTTTGCGAGATACGTCCTTGGTTCACCCCCCAGTCGACCTACAAGGAGGCAGTTACAGTGGACTGCAATGACTTGAGGCTCACGCATATCCCTACCAACCTGTCGACAGATACCCAGGTGTTACTGCTCCAGAGTAATGCCATCACACACACCAGTGGAGAACTGGAGGCACTGTTCAACTTAACAGAGTTGGACCTGTCACAGAACAACTTCAGCACTGTGGAAGCAGTTGGCCTCACAAGCATGAACCATCTGACCACCCTGCATCTAGAGGAGAACCAGATCAGTCAGCTGCCAGACCACTGCCTGGGAAACCTCTCCAACCTTCAGGAGCTCTACATCAACCACAACCAGATAGGTTTGATTTCTCCCCATGCATTTGCAGGCCTGCACAACTTACTGCGTCTTCACCTCAACTCCAACAAGCTCCAAGTCATAGACAGCCGCTGGTTTGAAGAAACACCTAACCTTGAGATTCTCATGATTGGGGAAAACCCAGTGATTGGCCTCCTAGACATGAACTTTAAACCTCTAGGAAGCTTGAGAAGTCTGGTTCTAGCTGGCATGGACCTCACTGATGTTCCAGCAAATGCATTTGTAGGTTTGGATAACCTGGAAAGCATTTCCTTCTATGACAACAAATTGGTCAGAATCCCTCAACTTGCACTTCAGAAAGTCCCCAATCTGAAGTTCTTAGATTTAAACAAAAATCCAGTTCACAATATCCAGGAAGGAGACTTCAGGAACATGCTACATCTGAAGGAGTTGGGAATAAACAATATGATGGAGTTAGTGTCTATTGATCGCTTTGCACTGGACAACTTACCAGAACTGACGAAGCTGGAGGCCACAAACAACCCTAAGCTGTCTTATGTTCACAGGTTGGCCTTTAGGGACATGCCCTCCCTAGAGAGCCTGATGCTCAACAATAATGCCCTCACTGCCCTTTACCAGCACACGGTGGCGGTGTTGCCTAATTTGCGAGAGATCAGTCTGCACAGCAACCCATTGCGCTGTGATTGCGTCATTCAGTGGATGAGTTCTAACAGGACCACTGTACGCTTCATGGAGCCCCTGGCCATGCTGTGCAGCTCCCCACCAGAATTCAGGGCCCAACGGGTTCGAGAGCTAAGGCTCCTGGAGTCCCCTGAGCAGTGCCTCCCCCTCATATCCCATGACACCTTCCCTAGCCACTTGAACTTGGAGTTGGGCATGAGCGTCAGTCTCGACTGCAGGGCTATGGCTGAGCCAGAGCCAGAGATCTACTGGGTGACTCCTCTTGGGACAAAAATAAGTATAGACACTGTGTCAGAGCGGTACCACCTGAGCAGTGAGGGGACCCTGCGAGTGTCTCATGTGCAGGTGGAAGATTCTGGTCATTACACCTGTGTGGCCCAGAACACAGAGGGGGCTGATACACGAGTCGCCACCATCCGTGTAAATGGAACCCTGCTTGACAGTGCCCAGGTGATGAAAATCTATGTCAAGCAGACTGAGTCCCACTCCATCCTGGTCTCCTGGAAGGTCAACTCTAACGTCATGTCCTCCAATCTGAAGTGGGCGTCAGCCACGATGAAGATTGACAATCCACACATCACCTACACGGCTCGCGTCCCTGTAGATGTTCACGAGTACAACCTCACGCACCTTCAGCCTGCCACGGAGTATGAGGTATGTCTGACGGTCTCCAACATTCACCTGCAAACGCACAAGTCTTGTGTTAATGTGACAACACGTAGCGCCACCTTTGCCTTGGACCTGTCAGACCAGCACCCAAGTGCAGCTGTGCTCGCTGTCATGGTGACCATGCTGGCCTTTCTCAGCCTAGCCACTGTGGGCATCTACATGGCTCGCAGATGGAAGCGAAAAAACTACCACCACTCTCTGAAGAAATACATGCTGAAGACCTCCTCCATCCCCCTTAATGAGCTTTACCCTCCACTCATCAACCTGTGGGAGACTGACGGTGAGAAGGACAAAGATGGCAGCACAGAGGGAAAACCGTCTCCTGTTGACACTACACGTAGCTATTACATGTGGTGA
- the sumf1 gene encoding formylglycine-generating enzyme isoform X1: MLRCFALLLICVCANKVRCLHSSCGAEQEPAARQGAAGCGCGNVKRAAAVERDPAIKYSRDTNERRSGAQREEEEEELQTRMVLISGGGFLMGTDNPGIPADGEGPQRPVHVDSFYMDIQEVTNRQFQSFVNATGYVTEAEKFGDSFVFEGLLSETVKNQISQAVAAAPWWLPVKGANWRHPEGPDSNIMDRLEHPVLHVSWADAVAYCSWANKRLPTEAEWEYACRGGLKDRLYPWGNKLNPKGRHYANLWQGDFPTHNSGEDGYIQTSPVMSFPPNNFGLYDMVGNAWEWTSDWWTVHHTTHQQHNPKGPTTGTDKVKKGGSYMCHKSYCYRYRCAARSQNTPDSSASNLGFRCVSQEQH, translated from the exons ATGCTCCGctgttttgctttgttattgATCTGTGTCTGTGCGAACAAAGTGCGGTGTCTCCACAGCTCATGCGGGGCCGAGCAGGAACCCGCAGCCCGGCAGGGAGCAGCGGGCTGCGGCTGTGGAAACGTGAAGAGAGCCGCTGCTGTGGAGCGAGACCCGGCCATCAAATACTCCAGAGACACGAATGAGAGGAGGTCTGGGGCTCAgcgagaggaggaggaggaggaattaCAGACTCGG ATGGTACTGATCTCTGGAGGTGGATTCCTGATGGGAACTGACAACCCAGGCATCCCTGCAGATGGAGAAGGCCCTCAGAGACCAGTGCACGTGGATTCATTCTACATGGACATCCAggaggtcactaacaggcagTTTCAGAGTTTTGTCAATGCCACAGGATATGTTACAGAG GCTGAGAAATTCGGAGACTCGTTTGTGTTCGAGGGACTTTTGAGTGAGACTGTGAAAAACCAAATCTCTCAAGCT GTTGCtgctgccccctggtggctTCCAGTCAAAGGGGCTAACTGGAGGCATCCTGAGGGTCCAGACTCCAACATCATGGACAG ACTAGAACATCCTGTTCTACATGTGTCATGGGCGGATGCTGTAGCCTACTGTTCCTGGGCCAACAAGAGACTTCCTACAGAGGCAGAATGGGAGTACGCCTGCAGGGGCGGCCTAAAAGACAG ACTTTACCCCTGGGGAAACAAGTTGAACCCAAAAGGACGACACTATGCCAACCTGTGGCAAGGAGACTTCCCCACCCATAATTCTGGAGAGGATGGATACATCCAAACCTCACCT GTGATGTCCTTTCCCCCCAATAACTTTGGTCTGTATGACATGGTGGGAAATGCATGGGAATGGACCTCAGACTGGTGGACTGTGCATCACACCACACACCAGCAACACAACCCA AAAGGTCCTACTACAGGCACGGACAAGGTGAAGAAGGGAGGGTCGTACATGTGTCAcaag TCTTACTGTTACAGATATCGATGTGCAGCTCGAAGCCAGAACACTCCTGACAGCTCAGCCTCTAACCTTGGTTTTCGCTGTGTCTCTCAGGAGCAACACTGA
- the sumf1 gene encoding formylglycine-generating enzyme isoform X2, producing the protein MLRCFALLLICVCANKVRCLHSSCGAEQEPAARQGAAGCGCGNVKRAAAVERDPAIKYSRDTNERRSGAQREEEEEELQTRMVLISGGGFLMGTDNPGIPADGEGPQRPVHVDSFYMDIQEVTNRQFQSFVNATGYVTEAEKFGDSFVFEGLLSETVKNQISQAVAAAPWWLPVKGANWRHPEGPDSNIMDRLEHPVLHVSWADAVAYCSWANKRLPTEAEWEYACRGGLKDRLYPWGNKLNPKGRHYANLWQGDFPTHNSGEDGYIQTSPVMSFPPNNFGLYDMVGNAWEWTSDWWTVHHTTHQQHNPKGPTTGTDKVKKGGSYMCHKEQH; encoded by the exons ATGCTCCGctgttttgctttgttattgATCTGTGTCTGTGCGAACAAAGTGCGGTGTCTCCACAGCTCATGCGGGGCCGAGCAGGAACCCGCAGCCCGGCAGGGAGCAGCGGGCTGCGGCTGTGGAAACGTGAAGAGAGCCGCTGCTGTGGAGCGAGACCCGGCCATCAAATACTCCAGAGACACGAATGAGAGGAGGTCTGGGGCTCAgcgagaggaggaggaggaggaattaCAGACTCGG ATGGTACTGATCTCTGGAGGTGGATTCCTGATGGGAACTGACAACCCAGGCATCCCTGCAGATGGAGAAGGCCCTCAGAGACCAGTGCACGTGGATTCATTCTACATGGACATCCAggaggtcactaacaggcagTTTCAGAGTTTTGTCAATGCCACAGGATATGTTACAGAG GCTGAGAAATTCGGAGACTCGTTTGTGTTCGAGGGACTTTTGAGTGAGACTGTGAAAAACCAAATCTCTCAAGCT GTTGCtgctgccccctggtggctTCCAGTCAAAGGGGCTAACTGGAGGCATCCTGAGGGTCCAGACTCCAACATCATGGACAG ACTAGAACATCCTGTTCTACATGTGTCATGGGCGGATGCTGTAGCCTACTGTTCCTGGGCCAACAAGAGACTTCCTACAGAGGCAGAATGGGAGTACGCCTGCAGGGGCGGCCTAAAAGACAG ACTTTACCCCTGGGGAAACAAGTTGAACCCAAAAGGACGACACTATGCCAACCTGTGGCAAGGAGACTTCCCCACCCATAATTCTGGAGAGGATGGATACATCCAAACCTCACCT GTGATGTCCTTTCCCCCCAATAACTTTGGTCTGTATGACATGGTGGGAAATGCATGGGAATGGACCTCAGACTGGTGGACTGTGCATCACACCACACACCAGCAACACAACCCA AAAGGTCCTACTACAGGCACGGACAAGGTGAAGAAGGGAGGGTCGTACATGTGTCAcaag GAGCAACACTGA
- the sumf1 gene encoding formylglycine-generating enzyme isoform X3, translated as MVLISGGGFLMGTDNPGIPADGEGPQRPVHVDSFYMDIQEVTNRQFQSFVNATGYVTEAEKFGDSFVFEGLLSETVKNQISQAVAAAPWWLPVKGANWRHPEGPDSNIMDRLEHPVLHVSWADAVAYCSWANKRLPTEAEWEYACRGGLKDRLYPWGNKLNPKGRHYANLWQGDFPTHNSGEDGYIQTSPVMSFPPNNFGLYDMVGNAWEWTSDWWTVHHTTHQQHNPKGPTTGTDKVKKGGSYMCHKSYCYRYRCAARSQNTPDSSASNLGFRCVSQEQH; from the exons ATGGTACTGATCTCTGGAGGTGGATTCCTGATGGGAACTGACAACCCAGGCATCCCTGCAGATGGAGAAGGCCCTCAGAGACCAGTGCACGTGGATTCATTCTACATGGACATCCAggaggtcactaacaggcagTTTCAGAGTTTTGTCAATGCCACAGGATATGTTACAGAG GCTGAGAAATTCGGAGACTCGTTTGTGTTCGAGGGACTTTTGAGTGAGACTGTGAAAAACCAAATCTCTCAAGCT GTTGCtgctgccccctggtggctTCCAGTCAAAGGGGCTAACTGGAGGCATCCTGAGGGTCCAGACTCCAACATCATGGACAG ACTAGAACATCCTGTTCTACATGTGTCATGGGCGGATGCTGTAGCCTACTGTTCCTGGGCCAACAAGAGACTTCCTACAGAGGCAGAATGGGAGTACGCCTGCAGGGGCGGCCTAAAAGACAG ACTTTACCCCTGGGGAAACAAGTTGAACCCAAAAGGACGACACTATGCCAACCTGTGGCAAGGAGACTTCCCCACCCATAATTCTGGAGAGGATGGATACATCCAAACCTCACCT GTGATGTCCTTTCCCCCCAATAACTTTGGTCTGTATGACATGGTGGGAAATGCATGGGAATGGACCTCAGACTGGTGGACTGTGCATCACACCACACACCAGCAACACAACCCA AAAGGTCCTACTACAGGCACGGACAAGGTGAAGAAGGGAGGGTCGTACATGTGTCAcaag TCTTACTGTTACAGATATCGATGTGCAGCTCGAAGCCAGAACACTCCTGACAGCTCAGCCTCTAACCTTGGTTTTCGCTGTGTCTCTCAGGAGCAACACTGA